A stretch of the Theileria equi strain WA chromosome 1, complete sequence genome encodes the following:
- a CDS encoding hypothetical protein (encoded by transcript BEWA_020340A) — protein MGLKLPPDRLYNRAIIAFNCVVLALWLYIEGLIVYYIYKNVYTGATFNLNAVSIYGLWSSVENAFKLATVVHSLNIFYVYFGTEYDKKCLYMTLFHHVKGYIMYFISFNLLKETLEPRWALVNICIWTSLNILHCINAINFKRQQRSEFLEWIYQKMFITMFPLLTLSELLIINRSAPFLKEMEKFREFPSRMPNPYNFQIDLYIVYQCLPPALIVSSIVVYLNRIKFT, from the exons ATGGGATTAAAACTTCCACCAGATAGACTCTATAATAGAGCAATTATAGCATTTAATTGTGTGGTACTTGCTCTGTGGCTCTACATCGAGGGTCTAATCGTatattatatttataagAATGTCTACACAGGTGCCACCTTTAATTTAAATGCAGTATCTATATATGGATTGTGGAGTTCGGTCGAAAACGCATTCAAACTTGCAACGGTTGTACACAGCCTGAATATTTTCTATGTATATTTTG GAACAGAGTACGATAAAAAATGTCTCTATATGACATTATTTCACCATGTGAAGGGTTATATCATGTACTTTATATCGTTCAACTTATTGAAGGAGACACTCGAACCACGCTGGGCTTTAGTTAACATATGTATATGGACAAGtttgaatattttgcacTGTATAAACGCGATAAACTTCAAAAGACAGCAAAGAAGCGAGTTCTTGGAATGGATCTACCAAAAGA TGTTTATAACAATGTTCCCACTTTTGACATTATCCGAACTACTTATAATCAATCGCTCCGCACCCTTTCTAAAAGAAATGGAGAAGTTTAGAGAATTTCCCTCTAGGATGCCGAACCCATACAATTTTCAGATTGATTTGTATATTGTTTATCAGTGCCTTCCCCCGGCTCTTATCGTGTCTTCAATAGTCGTCTATCTTAACAGGATAAAATTCACTTAA
- a CDS encoding hypothetical protein (encoded by transcript BEWA_020300A), whose translation MTSLFGKTPSFGGTSTTSTSTSGIGGSTSTGLFGNTSGTTNTTSGSLFGSNTGTSTGTGLFGTTTNNTTGGLFGSSSTTTAPSTSLFGNTSGTTTSSNLFGSTNTTNTNLFGSTTATNQTSNLTQKPNFINARSTVRQLTTIVPEWKGQFDVADILLVIQEKTLNSIMGLIQQLDSLDTQCVTLSDKVKNTLNDIKLQQDKFHNKVKEKCSKQDTQNLISIKARRLADVLLSEPANSSNIVTSFKVPNHLNVQMSKELLEKTRLLKDEIQLIQNIVQSLKNIDVKKASKFIEDVLDSQRQRITLIGDRISKLLERADAIVHKDSKKDIWANITPETSKLKRSFMEAVGLPTEKPCEKSDTSSKSDIKRKIEYLKRFNTAYKDSKFVALKDSRYNIKDLVTGPDLTSTSTSGIGGSTSTGLFGNTSGTTNTTSGSLFGSNTGTSTGTGLFGTTTNNTTGGLFGSSSTTTAPSTSLFGNTSGTTTSSNLFGSTNTTNTTSNLFGNTTQNTNTNLFGSTNSKSLFGSTSTSTNTGGSLFGSSSTNTGSSTSTGTALAIYQPNSTSSLFGSSTSKLGR comes from the coding sequence ATGACATCGCtatttggaaaaactcCTTCTTTTGGAGGTACCAGTACGACTTCAACTTCGACTTCTGGTATTGGTGGTAGTACTTCTACTGGTTTGTTTGGCAATACATCTGGTACCACTAATACAACATCCGGAAGTCTATTTGGTTCCAATACTGGTACATCTACTGGTACTGGTTTGTTTGGTACAACTACAAACAATACAACGGGTGGTTTATTTGGTTCTTCTTCTACCACCACTGCTCCATCTACTAGTTTGTTTGGAAACACTAGTGGCACTACCACGTCATCAAATCTATTCGGTTCTACAAATACAACAAACACAAACCTATTCGGAAGTACTACTGCTACTAATCAAACAAGCAATCTTACACAGAAGCCAAATTTCATAAATGCTAGATCTACAGTGAGACAGCTAACTACGATCGTGCCAGAATGGAAGGGACAATTTGACGTTGCAGATATCCTGCTGGTCATACAGGAAAAAACCCTAAACAGTATCATGGGACTAATTCAACAGTTGGATTCCTTAGATACTCAGTGCGTAACTCTGAGTGATAAAGTGAAAAATACCTTGAATGATATAAAGCTGCAGCAGGACAAGTTTCATAATAAGGTTAAGGAAAAGTGTTCAAAACAGGACACCCAAAATTTAATATCAATAAAGGCAAGAAGACTGGCCGATGTTCTTTTATCCGAACCCGCAAACAGTTCTAATATCGTAACAAGTTTCAAGGTTCCCAATCACCTAAATGTTCAGATGTCCAAGGAACTTTTAGAGAAAACTAGGCTTCTCAAGGATGAAATACAGCTTATACAGAATATTGTTCAATCGTTGAAAAACATTGATGTAAAAAAGGCGTCTAAATTCATAGAAGACGTTTTAGATAGTCAGCGTCAGCGAATTACATTGATTGGTGATCGCATTTCTAAATTGTTGGAGCGTGCTGATGCTATAGTACATAAGGATTCTAAGAAGGATATTTGGGCAAATATAACCCCCGAGACCAGCAAGCTCAAGAGAAGTTTTATGGAAGCTGTGGGATTACCAACTGAAAAACCATGCGAAAAATCGGATACATCGTCAAAATCTGATATAAAGAGGAAAATTgaatatttaaaaagatTTAACACGGCATATAAGGATTCCAAATTTGTCGCACTTAAGGATAGTAGATATAATATTAAAGATCTGGTTACTGGCCCTGATTTGACTTCAACTTCGACTTCTGGTATTGGTGGTAGTACTTCTACTGGTTTGTTTGGCAATACATCTGGTACCACTAATACAACATCCGGAAGTCTATTTGGTTCCAATACTGGTACATCTACTGGTACTGGTTTGTTTGGTACAACTACAAACAATACAACGGGTGGTTTATTTGGTTCTTCTTCTACCACCACTGCTCCATCTACTAGTTTGTTTGGAAACACTAGTGGCACTACCACGTCATCAAATCTATTCGGTTCTACAAATACAACAAACACAACCTCCAATCTATTTGGAAATACTAcacaaaatacaaacacaAACCTATTCGGAAGTACTAATTCAAAGAGTCTGTTTGGTTCCACAAGTACTAGTACTAATACTGGTGGTAGCCTCTTTGGGTCATCTAGCACGAACACGGGCTCAAGCACATCGACTGGAACAGCTCTGGCCATATACCAGCCAAACTCCACCAGCAGCCTTTTCGGATCCTCCACTAGCAAACTTGGGCGTTAA
- a CDS encoding hypothetical protein (encoded by transcript BEWA_020330A): MALKNKAAEPCEGLTPKAKGPQIAKDADLKQSSPSPLKFRSFEAFYKHYSQKQSHDQVSQLKSSPQMCKYKVTVIDKGECAKGNIPSNIADDMEPLVIRTSDKHKDLLDSSRAAQPSKQPILESEYFKGRVKRICQIFQKAHDDSNYREALQQAILKKKRSKVTSSRRANNTHFAEKKSATPSKLVPPEDKKAGKLEQGHTITADTPRNIPSQRDHIPRSKPSIHPPATPGSKITKVQPLKLEESALDPTVLLDDNPEHFGKRTWLKHTTPSPKAGSPVKQKINYPLAFDTSTLLTSVAEEQDILEDDDSHTVEQGANENLIEDILSRFLTDPTFGENFINLLEGINSFSESDINHISQILNDLDFLVENDESDPGSPYKVNEENNQTAFGWFFNKPQVFDINLTDRTEAEIPEQLEQIPEDLRINNAGQFKWINEI; this comes from the coding sequence ATGGCGCTGAAAAATAAGGCAGCCGAACCCTGCGAAGGTCTGACACCTAAGGCAAAAGGTCCGCAAATTGCCAAGGATGCAGACCTGAAACAAAGCAGCCCTTCACCTCTGAAATTTCGGTCATTTGAAGCGTTTTACAAGCACTATAGTCAAAAACAATCGCATGATCAAGTCTCACAACTCAAGTCCTCtccacaaatgtgtaaatacAAGGTCACTGTGATTGATAAGGGCGAATGTGCAAAGGGAAACATCCCAAGTAACATAGCAGATGATATGGAACCCTTGGTTATCCGTACATCTGATAAACATAAGGATCTTCTGGACTCAAGTCGAGCGGCTCAACCCTCCAAGCAACCGATTTTGGAAAGCGAATACTTCAAGGGCCGTGTTAAGCGCATCTGCCAAATCTTTCAAAAGGCTCACGATGATTCTAACTATCGTGAAGCATTGCAACAGGCTATTCTTAAAAAGAAACGTTCAAAGGTTACCTCATCCAGGAGAGCTAATAATACACACTTTGCCGAAAAAAAGTCGGCAACTCCCAGCAAACTCGTTCCTCCAGAAGATAAAAAGGCTGGAAAACTAGAGCAAGGTCACACAATTACAGCCGACACACCTAGAAACATCCCTTCCCAAAGGGATCATATACCACGTTCCAAACCCAGCATACATCCACCGGCTACGCCTGGGTCCAAAATAACAAAGGTACAACCACTAAAGTTAGAAGAAAGTGCACTCGATCCAACGGTACTATTAGATGATAATCCAGAACACTTTGGAAAACGAACATGGCTAAAACACACCACGCCATCACCCAAAGCCGGATCTCCTGTAAAACAGAAAATAAACTACCCTTTGGCATTTGACACATCAACTTTGCTAACTAGCGTTGCAGAGGAACAAGATATACTAGAAGATGACGATTCACACACAGTGGAACAAGGTGCCAACGAAAACCTCATTGAAGACATCCTAAGTCGATTCCTGACTGATCCAACCTTTGGAGAAAACTTTATCAACCTCTTGGAGGGAATAAATTCGTTCTCTGAATCTGACATAAATCACATTTCGCAAATCCTCAACGATTTGGATTTTCTGGTCGAAAACGATGAGTCTGATCCGGGTAGCCCATACAAGGTAAACGAAGAAAACAACCAAACGGCATTCGGTTGGTTCTTTAATAAGCCACAGGTGTTCGATATAAATCTTACTGATCGCACCGAGGCAGAAATTCCTGAACAACTTGAACAGATCCCAGAAGACCTCCGCATCAACAATGCTGGCCAGTTTAAATGGATAAATGAAATCTAA
- a CDS encoding thymidylate kinase, putative (encoded by transcript BEWA_020310A) — MDDNPTAVKGKLIVFEGIDRSGKTSQIKLLSERLTLENIPHQTIGFPDRSTRIGSLLEDYLKRKDEEMPRQALHLLFSANRWENMSRIAKLLESGTHVLLDRYAYSGISYSVGAEGLNFDWCKVPDCGIVEPDVVFFMNVSAQNTCTRSSFGDEIYEKVKTLEKVYDVFRRFDNLPYWRDIDASDDPSVIHEKIYKTTMEIIKGPDRPLTKLKF, encoded by the exons ATGGACGACAATCCCACTGCCGTCAAGGGCAAATTGATTGTCTTTGAGGGAATTGACAG ATCAGGCAAAACATCGCAAATAAAGTTATTATCAGAGAGACTCACATTAGAAAATATACCTCATCAAACGATAGGATTCCCAG ATCGAAGTACTAGAATCGGATCACTACTGGAGGATTACCTGAAACgcaaagatgaagaaatgCCTAGACAAGCCTTGCACTTGTTATTCTCCGCAAATAGATGGGAGAACAT GAGCAGAATCGCAAAATTGTTGGAATCCGGCACACACGTTTTACTGGATAGATACGCATATTCGGGGATTTCTTATTCTGTAGGCGCTGAG GGTTTGAATTTTGATTGGTGTAAAGTACCAGATTGTGGAATTGTTGAACCAGATGTTGTTTTCTTTATGAACGTTTCGGCACAAAACACTTGTACTAGGAGCAGTTTTG GTGACGAGATTTATGAAAAGGTCAAGACTTTGGAAAAGGTGTATGACGTTTTCAGACGCTTCGATAATTTGCCGTATTGGCGTGACATAGACGCTTCAGATGATCCAAGT GTAATTCACGAAAAGATCTACAAAACTACAATGGAGATAATAAAGGGTCCGGATCGACCATTAACCAAATTAAAATTCTGA
- a CDS encoding protein kinase domain containing protein (encoded by transcript BEWA_020320A), translating to MPGLFNSNNSKLFDYKLDRRKTSIVDIDSNAPFADTDTNLGLSSRSLENRLEAHVLQNNDPLKGMFDEGILLDQCLDDHGLQYDCSSSYIESVDPNWFRDESNHKARNITDALSFVKKLGQGVYGDVFLCHLRDNPSKQFAVKRVRQAPTPVENIFGLEQNIVKELHALRSLKRPHVNIVRLYDYCSAIENYTPTTNKQGYPITNSTNKTCIVFYLIFELCDMDLNQFVKENASKYKPHEIDLLSSALQHSDGGDCKIQDLIDYSKNFYLKNKLNNSTSVKDKIPLPALDEDIAKVVMYQLLQGLSYLHSNRIIHRDIKPQNILLKKSNDTFGTFATPKSTQTWQVKIGDLGLSTIIPARYLATMTEEVVTLLYRPPELLLGDCKYTTAVDIWSTAVTVGECLLGKPMFRGRTEFSVLMRIICTVGTPSESEIPQISKKLKYLTENVPRMERDVHDTLRKMFTDHFGRQLISDCGLDLFVKMLQFLPNNRITAEEALKHPWFSDISSLLRPSVARVYTSTLGSLYKGYNEMIPLPFKGNVDEFKKKLKEKRNKHEKINIDNFVAQFIFP from the exons ATGCCTGGACTATTTAATTCGAATAATTCAAAGTTATTCGACTATAAACTGGACAGAAGGAAAACATCGATAGTTGATATAGATTCCAACGCCCCGTTCGCAGATACAGACACGAATTTGGGTCTCTCATCCAGGTCGCTGGAGAATAGACTGGAAGCACATGTTTTACAGAATAATGATCCGTTAAAGGGTATGTTCGACGAAGGAATCCTCCTAGATCAATGTCTAGATGACCATGGATTGCAATACGACTGTTCTTCCAGTTATATAGAATCTGTTGATCCTAATTGGTTCAGGGATGAAAGCAATCACAAGGCACGCAATATAACAGATGCTTTGTCGTTTGTGAAAAAGCTAGGCCAGGGTGTTTACGGTGACGTTTTCTTGTGTCATCTAAGGGATAATCCCTCTAAACAGTTTGCCGTTAAAAGAGTTAGACAGGCGCCTACACCTGtggaaaatatttttggattAGAACAAAATATAGTAAAAGAATTACACGCATTAAGATCCCTAAAAAGACCTCACGTGAATATAGTAAGACTATATGACTATTGCTCCGCAATTGAAAATTACACACCAACTACTAATAAGCAGGGATATCCCATAACTAATAGTACAAACAAGACATGTATCGTCTTTTATCTCATATTTGAGCTTTGTGATATGGACTTGAATCAGTTTGTCAAGGAAAACGCTTCAAAATATAAGCCTCATGAAATAGATCTATTGTCTAGTGCTTTGCAACATTCAGATGGAGGTGATTGTAAAATTCAGGATCTTATAGATTATTCTAAAAACTTCTATCTTAAAAACAAGCTCAATAATTCAACCTCAGTTAAAGATAAGATTCCATTACCTGCACTAGACGAGGATATTGCCAAGGTAGTTATGTATCAACTATTACAAGGATTATCGTATTTACATTCCAATCGCATAATACATCGTGATATTAAGCCGcaaaatatccttttaaAGAAATCCAATGACACTTTTGGTACCTTTGCCACACCTAAATCTACACAGACATG GCAAGTAAAAATAGGTGATCTTGGCCTATCCACAATCATACCGGCACGATATCTGGCAACAATGACAGAGGAAGTCGTTACATTATTGTATAGACCTCCAGAATTGTTGTTAGGGGATTGTAAATATACAACAGCTGTAGATATATGGTCAACAGCTGTAACTGTCG GTGAATGCCTCCTGGGCAAACCAATGTTCCGTGGTAGGACAGAATTTAGTGTGTTGATGCGTATTATATGTACTGTTGGCACTCCTTCGGAATCTGAAATTCCTCAGATATCAAAAAAACTAAAATATTTAACG GAAAATGTTCCGCGAATGGAGAGAGATGTGCATGATACTCTAAGGAAGATGTTTACTGATCATTTCGGGAGACAGCTAATAAGCGACTGTGGCTTGGATttatttgtaaaaatgcTACAGTTTCTACCTAATAACAGGATAACTGCAGAAGAAGCATTAAAACATCCGTGGTTCTCAGATATAAGTTCTCTCTTGAGACCTTCCGTCGCTAGGGTTTACACATCTACTCTGGGATCACTTTACAAGGGATATAATGAGATGATACCCTTGCCATTCAAGGGTAACGTGGATGAGTTCAAGAAAAAGCTGAAGGAAAAGCGAAATAAACACGAAAAAATCAATATAGACAACTTTGTTGCACAATTTATATTCCCATAG